The DNA region GATGCTCGCTTGGTCAGCTTCGTCATCGATCACCAACAATGGCACTCCGTTGATCTTGCCGCCATGCTTCTGTCCCACATGCAACAGCCAGTCCCGCAAGGTCTTCAGGATACTTCCATTCTTCTTCACTACTAAGAGTGTCGGAACACCGCCAAGAGTACCTGTGACCTGGTTGCCAGCTCCTCGCTTGAAGTCACCCTCATCGGTGCTGTTGGTAAGGGAAAGAACGTGAAGCTCTGGCAACCCTTCTAACAGCCCCACACCCTTTCTTGCCATCCGGTCATGAAGGTGGTTGCCCTTTTCTGTCGCCAGTCCCAGAAACCCTTCATCAAGTCGCAACTGGGTCTGGCTCCGGAGATTTTTGTGCATACCCGCAAGCACGACGATCACACGGTAACCGGCGTCAGCCGCCTTGCATATTAGGCCTGTGTAATTGGCCGTCTTGCCGGACTGGACGTTTCCCACCACCATACCCCGACGGTCCCACTTCCCCTCCCGTGTCGGATCTTCAAGCCTGCCCAGTACCTTGTCTGTCTGCTCGCCGAGTTCGCGGATGATCGACTGCTCCCAGTTTTTCTCCTCTCCAAGCCATCGTTCGTAACGATGCCAGAAGTTCCAAGTGATGCTTGCCCGCTTGTCGGGCAGCCACTCCTCATGCCCCCTCGGGTCGTCCAACGCTGTCGAACTTCCTGCAAAGACGTTGAAGCTGTAATGAAGGTCCGAGACCAGTTCCTCGATATCAAAGGCTTCGGATCCCGGAATCACGGAACAGGCCTGGTTGACACAGGCCCGCACTGTCTCAGGCGCGGGCTCCGAATGTTGACGCAACAGGACGATCGCAATGTCGCGCGCTTGGCGGTATGCAGGAAGGTTTGAACTCATTTTGAGATTCCCTCTTGTTCGGCAAATGTTTCCAAGATCTCAGGAAATCGATGGAATGGCTCGGTGATACAGAGTCGACTGAAGGCTTCTGACGGTGTGTATCCGGTAATCGCGAGGGCTTTGAAGACTTCGCGCATCACGCCCAAGACTTCGCTTCCCTGTAGTCCTTCGAACGGTCCCGAAGTTTGGTCCGGCTTCTCCCGATCCGTGATGGTGATCAGCGGAACCGGAATGGTCTGCTCCACAAGCTTGATGAGAGCATTCAGGGGAGCTCGGTCCTGGCAGGCAGCAAGGGACGCTTTGACAAGAGGATGCTCGCGGTTGAGTTCATAGGAAACGAGGTTGTGACGGACCTTCTGCTGCCAGAGGAACACATGCTTGTCTGGGTCACGGGTTGTTAGGCGCGCACCCCTATGGGAATAAATCTGCTTCGCAAGGGATCGGGCCCTCAAACCGATCCGCTCCAATTCTTCTCTGAGCCCCGGCGGGGGAGTCGCCTTGCTTTTTGTAACGTCGATCTCCCAGGCAAGGTCCAAAGAATTGGGGATATCCACTCGGATCCTCGCGAGCTTGTAGTGTTCCTCAGGTTTCCAACCCTTGATTCCGAGCCAGTCGCCAGCCACCAAAAGACGGCGGTGGCGATAAACGTAAAACCCTTGATGGAGATTCCAACCTCGTGGCCCCGCCGCATGTTTGTGGACTTCGGAATCCACTTTCGACAAATGGGGAAGAACGAACGGTTCCACTTCGACATGCGCCCCTAGCAAACCCAGCCTCTCAATTGGAAGAGTCGTCGGGGAATACCTCGATGCCGCCAGAAACGGATCCCAAGCCTTCAACTCAAGATTTCCGACTTGGATACGAAGAGTTCCGGGCTTTGCGAGGAAGCGGTGGAAAACACACGCCAGATGCT from Luteolibacter sp. Y139 includes:
- a CDS encoding ATP-binding protein — translated: MKGQPSSSSETEYDLVEPRAENLVESLRAFGYALPTAIADLVDNSLFAGAKNVWIQFHWNGADSAVAITDDGSGMDEPALREAMRPGSTSPRDRRDPADLGRFGLGLKTASFSQARRVTVISRTRNSVPVSRCWDLDHVDREKSWQLLKSRTPLASQLGSRIESLPSGTCIVWEKLDRLSQGADVSDAKAQDRFLSLSDGVEEHLACVFHRFLAKPGTLRIQVGNLELKAWDPFLAASRYSPTTLPIERLGLLGAHVEVEPFVLPHLSKVDSEVHKHAAGPRGWNLHQGFYVYRHRRLLVAGDWLGIKGWKPEEHYKLARIRVDIPNSLDLAWEIDVTKSKATPPPGLREELERIGLRARSLAKQIYSHRGARLTTRDPDKHVFLWQQKVRHNLVSYELNREHPLVKASLAACQDRAPLNALIKLVEQTIPVPLITITDREKPDQTSGPFEGLQGSEVLGVMREVFKALAITGYTPSEAFSRLCITEPFHRFPEILETFAEQEGISK